A DNA window from Actinomadura coerulea contains the following coding sequences:
- a CDS encoding FtsX-like permease family protein, protein MGRRGLVLSRIIGDRTLVLAACATALFATTVLAALVGYTGSVTREGLRRTLADATFESVGTTLGTHVPANGLPAVQGKVDRALKQIYRDVPLAVSMSVRSDSYTLPGQEKSDHPELTAFETYTGIEKHARLTEGRWPGAASGTGSGEVEVEAALPGAAARAMHAGVDDVLTLHGRVDKKSVVKVRVVGLFDVPDPQDYFWQDDKLITTGVERLTYTSHGPFVVRPQVFAARFTGTGSEARFTVMPDLRGVEPGELGPLGDRVAAGGDTFKRVGDGAQFSVATDLPDLTAQLRTALQVARSTMLIPVIQLVLLAGCAWSLVARLLADHRRGEVALLRTRGLGMRQLARLGLAEGLLIVLPAAVLGPLLAGPLLRLAGHAPAVRDSGLRLDAGPLLPLWTVSVLTALACAVVLTVPTLRGANRTFVEAQAGIGRQGRGGLRGSGTDLALLLVAGLAIWQLTRYGADGAGGGDPGGGTGGIDPFIVSGPALALLAGGVLLLRLVPAVTRVAERIATRGRGLVAVLGTRQVGRRQLRYTGPVLLLVMAMAVGVLSVTTMATWRRSQTDQADFQSGADLRLAASAREGRPEPLGQAGRFAALPGVSAASGVLRMDADLGTEPATLLGVDARKLGPLLRVAPGLRNDLRLDELARLRPAVPALTVPGTPKRLLFDLRLSRSGPEPEVPPDYVPPLGEGYKFVVSIVDADGLTRQVPLPGIDADGDEHTIALDTARLAGKDGVPSFPLAVRGVHFNYDDNKISGRLDLELRSIAGEGTGRAARPAGSRWDAFAKPQDLEHPLRTTAKESKDALATLTIPSSPTLDRQGFYGYATGTAVHAMLGTSHPPSHDTKNTDLLPVVPGVITKEMASRAKVGVGGTVTVNTIDGDQPVKVAGIAPALPSVPPGRPGVLVDLPTLTQSRLAVDGSGGETITPREWWASARGGRTAPAARELARHPAWGEVAADRVETRSRLRDAPLGAALQGALVLGFAAALAFAVIAFVVNAAVTAGERHREFAVLRALGVPPRQVAGMLAIEQAYLVGLGLLGGTVLGLVVARLVVPHVVLSVQAAEPYPPADLVVQWPVVLAVLGGVAAVLGLVLAPVIRTLRRRNLGAGLRVGEDR, encoded by the coding sequence GTGGGACGACGGGGGTTGGTGCTCAGCCGGATCATCGGCGATCGGACGCTGGTGCTGGCCGCCTGCGCCACCGCCCTGTTCGCCACGACCGTCCTCGCGGCCCTGGTCGGCTACACCGGATCGGTGACCCGCGAGGGCCTGCGCCGCACGCTGGCGGACGCGACGTTCGAGTCGGTCGGGACGACGCTCGGCACCCACGTCCCGGCGAACGGCCTCCCCGCGGTCCAGGGCAAGGTCGACCGGGCGCTCAAGCAGATCTACCGGGACGTCCCGCTGGCGGTCTCGATGAGCGTCCGCAGCGACTCCTACACGCTGCCCGGCCAGGAGAAGAGCGACCACCCCGAGCTGACGGCGTTCGAGACCTACACCGGGATCGAGAAGCACGCGCGGCTCACCGAGGGACGCTGGCCCGGCGCGGCCTCGGGCACGGGCTCCGGGGAGGTCGAGGTCGAGGCGGCCCTGCCCGGCGCCGCCGCCCGCGCGATGCACGCCGGCGTGGACGACGTCCTCACGCTGCACGGCCGCGTCGACAAGAAGTCGGTCGTGAAGGTGCGCGTCGTCGGGCTGTTCGACGTCCCCGACCCGCAGGACTACTTCTGGCAGGACGACAAGCTCATCACCACCGGCGTCGAACGGCTCACCTACACGAGCCACGGGCCGTTCGTGGTGCGGCCCCAGGTCTTCGCCGCCCGGTTCACCGGCACGGGATCCGAGGCGCGCTTCACCGTCATGCCGGACCTGCGCGGCGTCGAGCCGGGCGAGCTCGGCCCCCTCGGCGACCGGGTGGCCGCCGGCGGCGACACCTTCAAGAGGGTCGGCGACGGCGCGCAGTTCAGCGTCGCGACCGACCTGCCCGACCTGACCGCGCAGCTGCGCACCGCGCTCCAGGTCGCGCGGTCCACGATGCTCATCCCGGTGATCCAGCTCGTCCTGCTGGCGGGCTGCGCGTGGTCGCTGGTCGCGCGGCTGCTCGCCGACCACCGGCGCGGCGAGGTCGCGCTGCTGCGCACCCGCGGCCTCGGCATGCGCCAGCTCGCCCGGCTCGGCCTCGCCGAGGGCCTGCTGATCGTGCTGCCCGCCGCGGTGCTCGGCCCGCTGCTGGCCGGCCCGCTGCTGCGCCTGGCCGGGCACGCGCCCGCGGTCCGGGACTCGGGGCTGCGGCTGGACGCCGGGCCGCTCCTGCCGCTGTGGACCGTCTCGGTGCTGACGGCGCTGGCCTGCGCCGTCGTCCTGACGGTCCCGACGCTGCGCGGCGCGAACCGGACCTTCGTGGAGGCCCAGGCCGGCATCGGGCGGCAGGGCCGCGGCGGCCTGCGCGGCTCGGGCACCGACCTCGCGCTGCTGCTGGTCGCCGGACTCGCGATCTGGCAGCTCACCCGGTACGGGGCGGACGGCGCGGGCGGCGGCGACCCCGGCGGCGGCACGGGCGGCATCGACCCGTTCATCGTGTCCGGCCCGGCCCTGGCCCTGCTCGCCGGCGGCGTCCTCCTGCTCCGCCTCGTGCCCGCCGTCACCCGTGTGGCCGAGCGGATCGCGACCCGCGGGCGCGGCCTCGTGGCCGTCCTCGGCACCCGGCAGGTCGGGCGGCGCCAGCTCCGCTACACCGGGCCCGTCCTGCTGCTGGTGATGGCGATGGCCGTCGGGGTCCTGTCGGTCACGACGATGGCGACCTGGCGGCGGTCGCAGACCGACCAGGCCGACTTCCAGAGCGGCGCCGACCTGCGGCTGGCCGCCTCGGCCCGGGAGGGCCGCCCGGAGCCGCTCGGGCAGGCCGGGCGGTTCGCGGCGCTGCCGGGCGTCTCGGCCGCGAGCGGGGTGCTGCGCATGGACGCCGACCTCGGCACCGAACCCGCGACGCTGCTCGGCGTCGACGCGAGGAAGCTCGGCCCGCTCCTGCGCGTCGCTCCGGGCCTGCGGAACGACCTGCGGCTGGACGAGCTGGCGCGGCTGCGTCCGGCCGTCCCGGCGCTGACCGTCCCCGGCACGCCGAAGCGGCTCCTGTTCGACCTGCGCCTCAGCCGCTCCGGTCCGGAGCCCGAAGTGCCCCCCGACTACGTGCCGCCGCTCGGCGAGGGCTACAAGTTCGTGGTGAGCATCGTCGACGCCGACGGGCTCACCCGGCAGGTGCCCCTGCCCGGCATCGACGCGGACGGCGACGAGCACACCATCGCCCTCGACACCGCTCGGCTCGCGGGAAAGGACGGCGTGCCCTCCTTCCCGCTGGCGGTCCGCGGCGTCCACTTCAACTACGACGACAACAAGATCTCGGGCAGGCTCGACCTGGAGCTGCGGAGCATCGCCGGCGAGGGCACCGGCCGGGCCGCGCGGCCCGCGGGGTCCCGCTGGGACGCGTTCGCCAAACCGCAGGACCTGGAGCATCCGCTCAGGACTACCGCCAAGGAGAGCAAGGACGCGCTGGCGACCCTCACGATCCCCTCGTCGCCCACCCTCGATCGCCAGGGCTTCTACGGCTACGCGACCGGCACGGCCGTCCACGCGATGCTCGGCACGTCCCACCCGCCCTCGCACGACACCAAGAACACCGACCTGCTCCCGGTCGTGCCGGGTGTCATCACCAAGGAGATGGCGAGCCGCGCCAAGGTCGGCGTCGGCGGCACCGTCACCGTGAACACCATCGACGGCGACCAGCCCGTCAAGGTCGCCGGCATCGCGCCCGCGCTGCCGAGCGTGCCGCCCGGCAGGCCGGGCGTCCTGGTCGACCTGCCCACCCTCACCCAGTCGCGGCTCGCCGTGGACGGTTCGGGCGGCGAGACCATCACGCCGCGGGAATGGTGGGCGTCGGCGCGCGGCGGCCGCACCGCCCCGGCCGCAAGGGAACTGGCCCGCCATCCCGCCTGGGGCGAGGTCGCGGCCGACCGCGTCGAGACCCGCTCCCGGCTCCGCGACGCCCCGCTGGGCGCGGCGCTCCAGGGCGCGCTCGTCCTCGGCTTCGCCGCGGCGCTGGCGTTCGCCGTCATCGCGTTCGTGGTGAACGCGGCGGTGACCGCCGGCGAGCGCCACCGGGAGTTCGCGGTGCTGCGGGCGCTCGGCGTGCCGCCCCGGCAGGTCGCCGGGATGCTCGCGATCGAGCAGGCCTACCTCGTCGGGCTCGGCCTGCTCGGCGGGACGGTCCTCGGCCTGGTCGTGGCGAGGCTCGTCGTCCCGCACGTGGTGCTGAGCGTGCAGGCCGCCGAGCCGTACCCGCCCGCCGATCTGGTCGTCCAATGGCCCG